Below is a window of Topomyia yanbarensis strain Yona2022 unplaced genomic scaffold, ASM3024719v1 HiC_scaffold_491, whole genome shotgun sequence DNA.
AGGCATAGAAAAGCAAGTGCTGTCTGAATCGGAAATTATTTTAATAGTAGAAAATAGAAGCGTTTTGGTTACCATCTGTAATCTCGTTCGAGTTTTGGTATATTTATATCGGGCAATAAAAGCACAGTTACAGTTTTTTATAATTATTGTTTTATTATGTTTAAATTACGCTTTGAAGTCTTCAAAATTCTACATAAttacttttttctttttgttatcTTTGAATGATTCCCCATTGAAGTATGTGTTCGATATTATGCGCGAATGGTTGTAAAACTGAATTCTAAAGAAAGTCCTCGTAAGTTGCACAAAATCCTTTCATTACTTTCTTGCAACTTTCTAAACCGATGAATACTATAGTTCGAATGCTAATGGCAACATCGATGATGCCATCTGTGTATGCAGAGCCTTTGTCACCAAATATTCGTACACTGTCACCTTTTCAAATAACAATGTTTCTTCTCGTATGCATTGACATGATAGCGATGTTGTTGTATATTTGGTATATCTATGATATAGTGGTAAGctattttgtttcattttttttttggttttagatTAGTTATTGAtcattcaaaataaaaaataaccatATACAACAGTGAATCATTATTTGCCtacatttaatatatttaattaaatatttggtTTAATAGTTCCTCCTCAATTATGATGCACGGCATATATCTAAATAAAATTGCCCTTTTTGGAATTTCATTTGTCCTAACGTGCAGATAATACCATTgttaggttgttttatttttccattcacTTTTGCCTTAGGTTATGTCAATTATTACATTAATATGCATATCAAAAAGAGTTAggatttttcttgatttttatcAATCCTTGTTTATGTGTTGGgctgtttgttttttattttgttgttttgtttAAGTCTTTTTGTGTGGCTTTCGTTTTCAACTGTGTACCCAATAGGATAGTTAATTAAATAACACTGAGTCAATATTTTAAAGTATATTGAGGGTCGAGGGTACGttccatttcaaattattttggaTTGGTACTGTTCAAATGACGCAATAGCACAAACCACGTACTCATCTTACTCTGTTCTTCTACTAAATAGAAATATCATTCATCGATTGCGAGTGCCATTCCAGCGCTTTGATAGTTTGAATTGACACATGCACTATTTGGTATTGTCTTCATAGTGACATGTGTCTGTTTCGTAATACAAATTGGCGATACCTCTATATACATATTGACTCACGTTATGAGAACTGAATAGAGTATAAATGTTGTAGCTTCTATTTGAGCACTGTTTCTCAGACTAGAAGATGTTTGACAATGATGATTGCAACGAGCTGACTAAAATGGGCCACGAGAATATAACCGCGATGACACCATTTAAACTAGTAATTAAATAGTAAAATAATAGAGGAATCATTTTTCCACTATAATGTATATGGTAGTAAACTATACAGACAATAATACAGTTTCGTAACACTTGAAAAATTACGATAATCAATGTGGCTATGGATACTTTCACTGTTGCCTACTAAAATCCTTCTCTGGAGTTCTTATCATAGTAAATTCTACCCTAACGAATGTTACACCATCCTTAGCAAAGTTTAGTTTCGGTTCTTCATTGTGAACAAAGCTTTCAATTTTTGTCTAACACTAACATTAATATATTATTTCCACTTCCAGAGCTTTTTCGGCCCAATGAATAAAACATACCTATACACTAAGGTTATTTAAAACTCTAAATTTACGTAGCACACCACCGAAATTATTAGGAGCTCTGTACATGTGTAGAGCAATCCAGgaacatatttttcaatataactCATTCTCACGATGTGCTgcataaattttgaaatttaaacaaCCACGTTTCCATTTTCTCTTATTCATTGATTGCATCCCATATTAAAGTGATGAGCTAAAACTTAGTTTTCTAATATCAAGATGAGAGCTCATGTTACTTTCTACGACTGAGCTAATCCAATCGGCTGTTATCGACAGTTTTATTAACCTCTTCCGCAAAGAAAGTCCAGCGTATCTCGATGTTTAGGACTTCAGGAGGTTCTTAGAATACACAACATATGCCAGGTTTCAGTTGCTTGAAATCGGGTTTGCTCAATTCGGTAACTTTTTCGTGCTAGTTTAGCTGAAGTTTAAATTCCGCCTGTAACGATTTTTCTCCCAGTATCTATTTTACTTTTCCGATTCTTGAAGATGCTAGATATATCACCGCCATTTTAGTGTAGTCTACAGTTCAGTTACAGCATAGAAACTGCTTTCGTCGCCAGTGTTGTTTGTGCTCGTTGGGTTGGAAACGATGTCACCGTTCGATCCGCCATGGTTTCCGTTAGTTCCACTATTAGCATGATTAGTAATGACTTTGGTAGCATAAATCACTTCTTTGGTTTCAGTTTTTGCAGTATTAGTTGTTTTGAGATCATCGTGCCCGCTCAGTCCTCCTTCGTGGCCAATCGGTGGCGGTGGTGGAGGCAACGGTTCCTCTTCTATCAATTCTGGCGGTGGAGGTGGTAAGGGAAGAGATTGAATTTGGGATGCGGTCATCGTACCGCTCGCTGTTGTCACAGGAGGTGGTGGAAGGAGACTGGTGTTTTTAATAACGGGCATACCATTGGGCGTGTGTGTGGTTTTCTGCTGATGAGTTTGAgccattttctttttttgagTTTCAATATCCAAAGCTTCGATTTTCGGCATTGGAATAGCTTTCAATGTCGCAAATTTACTATTTTGTTCTATAAGCTTACGTTTAACGTATATGTCGTCTTTCGGGGCTGGCAACTGTGACTGTTTGGGTATTTCCGGTAATGGAGTATTGATGATCGATGGTAACGGCTTTGTCGTTGTAGCTAACGTTGAGTTGAACGTAGTTTGATTCTTCAATGTGTTTGGATTTTGTTTCATTGTTCCATAGGGGTTGCTCCCATGGCTATGATTACTAGTAGTGTTTGGGTGAGTTTGGCCATTGTTACTATTATTACTGCTATTGTTCGTATTATGATTGTTTGGATTTTTGAGTGAAGAACAAATGTATATTTGCTTATCCCGCTCACTGATGGAACTATCGTTTAGACTAGGTATTGCTTGAACTGGATCCAGTGCTTTTTGTGGGTTACGTAGTGGCGGCAATGGAGGTGGAGTATCTTCATTGTAGTGATTTTTGTCGATGACTTTCCTGTTCATGGTCATAGTGTGGCCTGGATTACCACCCGGGTGTTGGTGGTGTCGTGCGCTTGGTGGCATATTTGGATGTTGTTGTGGTGGCAACTGTTGTTGTAGCTGTTGTTGATGCTGCAGTTGCATTTGTATcagctgttgttgttgctgatgACTTAGCGTGTGATAATGTTGTATGTTTGGCGGATGGTATTTTTTATCGTTACAGGCGGCGTAACTTCAGTAAAAGTCGTTTGCATCTAGCGTCTTGCAGTGCTTGCTCAGTGTCGCGTATTTGCCATTATTGGGACCGTGCATGTGAGTTGGACTGTTGTTGTGGGAAGGCAGTCGCCCAAGGGTATGAGTTCCTCCTGGCCGCATCATAGCTTGATGGTGATGCTGCATATGAGCCTGTTGTTGTGGCGTTAATTCATGTTTAGGATTACGCGCTGGATGTGCCAGGGTATGTGAGCCACTAATTACAGGAGGACTGAAAAACAGATAAACATAAAGTTTAGCTACGGTTGCAAACAGTGatcatttttttacaataccccTTGTGATGATGCGGCAGTGTTCGCGTAGTAGTATTCTGCTGATTTTGTGGATGAAGTTGATGGGCTGACACGTACGATTGCTCTTCAACTTGGGCATAATCATTTCTACAATGAATTGATATTTAATTAGACTAGTTTGAATCCTCAAAAGAACAAGCGGGCCTCACGGGGTCTGCggatatcgatttttttctgctACAAGAGGTTGTGTATGAGATAAAAAACTCATGCATTCTAATATCATGAAAATACAATGAAAATATGGGATACTGCACAAAAATATCTATGTATATTGTAAATACATATTAAAAATTCACTGTGTAGTACAACATTGACCAATGCTATAATTTTTTTGCAAAGGAAAGATGTGTCATGATTTAATTTAGACCATGGATTGTTCTGGAAATG
It encodes the following:
- the LOC131695688 gene encoding transcription factor mef2A-like, with the translated sequence MQLQHQQQLQQQLPPQQHPNMPPSARHHQHPGGNPGHTMTMNRKVIDKNHYNEDTPPPLPPLRNPQKALDPVQAIPSLNDSSISERDKQIYICSSLKNPNNHNTNNSSNNSNNGQTHPNTTSNHSHGSNPYGTMKQNPNTLKNQTTFNSTLATTTKPLPSIINTPLPEIPKQSQLPAPKDDIYVKRKLIEQNSKFATLKAIPMPKIEALDIETQKKKMAQTHQQKTTHTPNGMPVIKNTSLLPPPPVTTASGTMTASQIQSLPLPPPPPELIEEEPLPPPPPPIGHEGGLSGHDDLKTTNTAKTETKEVIYATKVITNHANSGTNGNHGGSNGDIVSNPTSTNNTGDESSFYAVTEL